The following coding sequences are from one Dermacentor silvarum isolate Dsil-2018 chromosome 4, BIME_Dsil_1.4, whole genome shotgun sequence window:
- the LOC119449172 gene encoding tigger transposable element-derived protein 6 — MGGFSGLSCRVISEESAQVDDSAVQAWLNINIETILAKYYAERDIYNVDEAGVFYNLLPNRTLALSHERCSGRKASKEWFTILFCANMDSSDKRRLFVIGRSARPRCFKKRKCWPITYKANRKSWMTRELFATSLQKFDEDMVSDKRQVVLALDNCSAHHVNLKLSAVSLKFLPANMTAKSQPMDQGVIAVVKAHYKRRICERVLNNLQRDEAVKVNLRSAINTIMASWWQIKVSTIAKCFAKAGFACNAMVSDPDVRNDDSHRGDDVDEVLNADDVWSDLVKNNIVGQDDTFEGFVKEDCDNFVCEEADTDEAIVAAVRHRDHNVSDNDYDEGDSTPELSHSDVLDYISKLGMYCVQKGLSEKAFQRLIAVEDEIVHNAVKAQRQTKITAFFH; from the coding sequence ATGGGTGGATTCAGCGGTTTAAGCTGCCGTGTTATTTCCGAGGAGAGCGCGCAAGTTGACGATTCTGCTGTTCAGGCCTGGCTTAATATAAACATTGAGACCATTCTGGCAAAGTACTACGCCGAGCGGGACATTTATAATGTGGATGAGGCTGGCGTGTTTTATAATTTACTCCCAAACCGCACACTCGCACTGTCCCACGAACGCTGCTCCGGTAGAAAGGCTTCGAAGGAGTGGTTTACCATTCTCTTCTGCGCCAATATGGATAGCAGCGACAAGAGGCGCTTATTTGTGATTGGAAGGTCGGCGCGGCCACGCtgtttcaaaaaaagaaagtgctggcCGATTACATATAAGGCCAACAGAAAGTCATGGATGACTCGGGAGCTATTTGCAACTTCGCTTCAAAAATTTGATGAAGACATGGTGTCAGATAAACGACAAGTTGTCCTAGCTCTTGACAACTGCAGTGCCCATCATGTTAACTTAAAGCTCAGTGCAGTGAGCCTCAAGTTCTTGCCCGCAAATATGACAGCCAAGAGCCAGCCGATGGATCAAGGCGTAATCGCCGTAGTGAAAGCGCATTATAAAAGGCGCATCTGCGAAAGAGTGCTGAATAACCTTCAGCGAGATGAAGCGGTGAAGGTAAACCTGCGCAGTGCCATCAACACGATCATGGCATCTTGGTGGCAGATAAAAGTGTCAACCATTGCCAAGTGTTTCGCAAAGGCGGGGTTTGCGTGCAACGCCATGGTCAGCGATCCTGATGTGAGGAACGACGATAGCCACCGCGGCGACGATGTCGACGAAGTCCTCAACGCGGATGATGTGTGGTCGGACCTGGTGAAAAACAACATTGTTGGACAGGATGACACATTCGAAGGCTTCGTAAAAGAGGATTGCGATAACTTTGTCTGCGAAGAAGCAGACACAGACGAAGCAATTGTAGCAGCAGTGCGTCATCGCGATCATAATGTATCAGACAATGACTACGACGAAGGAGACAGCACACCGGAACTTTCGCACAGCGATGTACTGGATTACATCAGCAAGCTCGGGATGTACTGCGTGCAGAAGGGCTTGAGCGAGAAAGCTTTCCAGCGTCTGATTGCTGTTGAAGATGAGATAGTGCATAATGCGGTGAAGGCTCAGCGCCAGACGAAGATAACGGCATTTTTTCATTGA
- the LOC119450894 gene encoding uncharacterized protein LOC119450894, translating into MDAKEELDGLTFKEMRFKMCRFLEEQGVVNDLRARLRYKFVEALKITTQSAKCSSQTLLHQVILWLIQDYLSSQGYEYALCTLACESGVGREPFSARDVEELLRVPSLQQQRDGPCVLQRIVSRMMSRPETTSAQTSVAVPAQVPEANQVQAELEKLKCSVAEAEQRLLALQQQLQNAQPPSEDAVPLLGQRCRPTCVAGATTHLQAVRRMSVLTELSSMGSDPIPEGSTLSTSSSSRQAQSRRANKSSSVSSLSSLPLDRARRRLQRLARQTDYLDDRLRAMGSIGDSVSTILLSMSGDVSVASCEKSSEAHSFDAG; encoded by the exons ATGGACGCGAAAGAAGAGCTAGATGGGCTAACTTTCAAGGAGATGAGGTTCAAGATGTGCCGCTTCCTCGAAGAGCAAGGCGTCGTTAATGACCTTCGCGCGCGACTGCGCTACAAATTTGTGGAAGCGCTCAAGATAACCACGCAAAGCGCCAAGTGTTCTTCGCAAACTCTTCTCCATCAG GTGATCCTGTGGCTGATCCAGGATTACCTGTCGAGCCAGGGCTACGAGTACGCGCTGTGCACGCTCGCCTGCGAGTCTGGCGTCGGCCGGGAGCCCTTCTCGGCACGCGACGTCGAGGAATTGCTGCGCGTGCCCTCACTGCAGCAGCAGCGTGACGGGCCTTGCGTGCTGCAGCGCATAGTGTCACGCATGATGAGCCGGCCGGAGACCACCTCGGCGCAGACGTCGGTGGCAGTGCCTGCGCAGG TGCCTGAAGCCAACCAGGTGCAGGCCGAGCTGGAGAAGCTGAAGTGCTCCGTGGCCGAAGCGGAGCAGAGGTTGCTTGCCCTCCAGCAGCAGCTGCAGAATGCGCAGCCTCCGAGCGAGGATGCTGTGCCACTACTGGGGCAACGATGTCGTCCCACCTGCGTTGCTGGGGCAACGACCCACCTGCAG GCCGTGCGTCGCATGTCTGTACTGACTGAGTTGAGCAGCATGGGCAGCGACCCCATCCCTGAAGGCAGCACACTGTCTACCTCAAG CAGTTCGAGGCAGGCGCAGAGCCGCAGAGCCAACAAATCCAGCAGCGTGAGCAGCCTGTCCAGCCTACCCCTGGATCGCGCAAGGCGTCGTCTGCAGCGACTGGCACGGCAGACGGACTACCTGGACGACAGACTCCGTGCTATGGGCTCCATTGGGGACAGTGTATCTACGATCTTGCTGAGCATGTCCGGTGACGTCAGCGTGGCATCATGCGAGAAGAGCTCAGAGGCACATTCTTTCGATGCAGGCTGA